In the genome of Desulfovibrio sp. TomC, one region contains:
- a CDS encoding nicotinate-nucleotide adenylyltransferase, producing MPNVPQAVIHGRFQVLHNDHLRYLLAGKALCDRLVIGVTNPDPSHTRHDPADPLRSLESSNPLTYFERAQLLHAVLAEAGLSPQEFFVVPFPINLPELYRHYVPLDALFLVSIYDEWGRRKLKYFESLTLHTHVLWEVPPEDKGLSATEVRRRMGAGEPWEHLVPPAAAGLLRQWRIPERLSGQAEAAAGRPG from the coding sequence ATGCCTAACGTGCCCCAGGCCGTGATCCATGGCCGGTTCCAGGTGCTCCACAATGATCATTTGCGGTACCTGCTGGCGGGCAAGGCCCTGTGCGACCGGCTGGTGATCGGCGTCACCAACCCCGACCCGAGCCACACCCGGCATGATCCGGCCGACCCGTTGCGCAGCCTGGAGAGCTCCAATCCGTTGACCTATTTCGAGCGGGCGCAACTGCTGCATGCGGTCCTGGCCGAGGCCGGCCTTTCACCGCAGGAATTTTTCGTTGTGCCTTTCCCCATCAATCTCCCGGAATTGTACCGGCATTATGTCCCGCTTGATGCCCTGTTTCTGGTGAGCATCTACGACGAGTGGGGGCGGCGCAAGCTCAAGTACTTCGAGAGCTTGACGCTGCATACCCACGTGTTGTGGGAGGTCCCGCCCGAAGACAAGGGATTAAGCGCGACCGAGGTGCGTCGCCGGATGGGGGCGGGCGAGCCGTGGGAGCATCTGGTCCCGCCGGCAGCGGCAGGGCTGCTGCGGCAGTGGCGCATTCCCGAACGTCTGTCCGGACAGGCCGAGGCTGCCGCCGGACGGCCCGGTTGA
- a CDS encoding alkaline phosphatase family protein produces MSRKCLLIVLDGLGDRSYEVFGGKTPLQAAWTPTLDRLAREGANGLFHAGLLGQALPSENAHFAMFGYPAAAFPGRGAIEALGAGVDLKPDQMAVLAHFVSAADDAGRLRILRDKAGPVAAAEVAALLAAVGVFEAQGVAIRFHPTQGLFGVLTLTGDVSPLVTDSNPMRDGVFASQILPLATAAADPEELLRAKRTALALTHYLGWVHRRLAVHPLNDRRQRQNLPVVNAMVTQRAGRLRPIVAFAERFGLRGASIASGAMFHGLARLLGLHPIPVSDTADPGRDLAERLGLARQALQDFDVIHVHTKAPDEAAHRKDPLRKQAVIASLDQGLAEGLRPLWDDPELLVLVTADHSTPSGGPLIHSGEAVPLVLRGRGQRRDGVAFFDEVSAAAGCLGQVRGPELMLLVLNALELSKLEGIMDTPEDRPYWPGPYAPFVLPPPKTGEGGGGDA; encoded by the coding sequence ATGTCCAGGAAATGTCTCCTTATTGTGCTGGACGGTCTGGGTGACCGCAGCTACGAGGTTTTTGGGGGGAAGACGCCGCTCCAGGCCGCCTGGACGCCGACCCTGGACCGCCTGGCCCGCGAAGGGGCCAACGGCCTGTTTCACGCCGGCCTGCTTGGGCAAGCCTTGCCCAGTGAAAACGCCCATTTCGCCATGTTCGGCTATCCTGCTGCGGCGTTTCCAGGTCGGGGGGCCATTGAGGCCTTGGGGGCCGGCGTCGATCTCAAGCCTGATCAGATGGCGGTCCTGGCGCATTTCGTGTCGGCGGCCGATGATGCCGGACGGCTGCGTATCCTGCGGGACAAGGCCGGACCTGTGGCAGCGGCGGAGGTTGCCGCTTTGCTGGCGGCCGTGGGCGTCTTTGAGGCTCAGGGCGTTGCCATTCGATTCCATCCCACCCAAGGGCTTTTTGGCGTCTTGACGCTGACCGGCGACGTCTCCCCGCTTGTAACCGATTCCAACCCCATGCGCGACGGCGTCTTTGCCTCGCAGATTCTTCCCCTGGCCACGGCCGCCGCCGACCCGGAGGAACTGCTTCGGGCAAAGCGCACGGCCCTGGCCCTGACGCACTATCTTGGCTGGGTGCATCGCCGGCTGGCCGTCCATCCCCTCAATGATCGGCGGCAACGGCAGAATCTGCCTGTCGTCAACGCCATGGTGACCCAGCGGGCAGGACGGCTGCGGCCTATCGTTGCCTTTGCCGAGCGTTTTGGACTGCGCGGCGCATCCATCGCATCCGGGGCCATGTTTCATGGCCTGGCCCGGCTGCTGGGGCTGCACCCCATACCCGTATCCGACACGGCCGATCCCGGCCGGGACCTGGCCGAACGTCTGGGACTGGCGCGTCAGGCTTTGCAGGACTTCGACGTCATCCACGTGCATACCAAGGCCCCGGACGAGGCGGCCCATCGCAAGGACCCGCTTCGCAAGCAAGCGGTCATCGCGTCGCTGGACCAGGGGCTGGCCGAAGGATTGCGGCCGCTGTGGGATGACCCGGAGTTGCTGGTGCTGGTCACTGCAGATCACTCCACGCCAAGCGGCGGGCCGCTTATTCACTCGGGAGAGGCCGTGCCTTTGGTTTTGCGCGGTCGCGGCCAGCGCAGGGACGGCGTGGCCTTTTTTGACGAAGTCTCGGCCGCTGCCGGCTGCCTGGGCCAGGTCCGTGGGCCGGAGCTTATGCTGCTCGTGCTCAACGCCCTTGAGTTGTCCAAGCTTGAGGGGATCATGGATACGCCTGAGGATCGTCCCTATTGGCCCGGACCGTATGCGCCGTTTGTCCTGCCGCCGCCAAAAACTGGAGAAGGGGGAGGTGGTGATGCCTAA